The genomic stretch TTGCCTCTGAGGCCCTGACCAGGCCCGCACCAGGGGTGTGCGCTGGCAGAAGGCCGCGACCCGAGGGGGGCGATCCCGCGGCCCGTCCCGCTTCCCCCGGCGGGCTGTACCCCCGGCACCCGCAGGGAGGCAGGGCCTGCGGGGGCCGTCCCCGAGCTGCGCCACCGGGGCCGACCGCGGCCTGGTTCGTCCCCGGGCCCGCCGTCCCGCCCCGCGGCGGTGCTCACGCCAGATCCGTGTTCTCGATGATGAACTTGACGTTCTCGTCCGTCAGCTCGGTGATGCGCACCGTCGGCTGGTTGGCGTACGGCatggccgccccgccgcctcgttcccggcccgccgccgcccgcgcccgccccctggcggccgccgcctcccggaGGACCCACCCGGTCCgtccccgccccgctcccccgccagTACGCCCGCAGAAAGAGTCCGTGCCAGCCTGGGGTGCGGTTTTATTGGTGCCGGGGAAGGGTCGGGTGCGGCCCGTTCTCGCTCCTGCGCCGTCGGCGGCGCCCGCGGTTCCCTCCTCACCGGCGCTGGTTCAGCCCCGCCAGGTTCCTGATCTGTGGGGTAGAGGGAGAAGGGCGTTAACTACCGGTGCCCCGGGGGAAGAGGCCACGCTCCCCAAGGCACAAAGGCGTTTGCCCAGCCCTGGAGGTTTCAGCACTGCTGGGCAGCAAGTCTTGCTCCGCAAGAGGCCATGGGAGCAGGGGTGAAGTGGGGAGGCCTGTGTGCCTGGAAGCTGAGAGGTGGGGGTGAAAGGCACCATTTGTGGTCACAGGATGGGGGTGAACACGAAGGGGTTGAAGAAAGGTTGCCCTAGATCCAGCCACAGGCACCCCTCTGACCTGAACCTGCTCTCTAGGTCAGCAGGTTTCAGCttggttttatttgtgtggCTGCACAAACCCCAACAGTGAATTTAAGCCTTTGAGGCATTCAGCTTGCTCATCCCTTTCACAGAGACCTGGAGAGCTCAGCACACCTGTACAGCACTCTCAGGCATGGGAGTTTTGGACTGGCTGCCCCTAACAGTTAATGTACTGGGATGATTTTGCCCTAAAACCAGCTGGCTGCAACCCACCCCCCTAGTTCCTAGTTCCTCCTGTTTATCTGTGCAGTGCATCTGCTGCATGGACAGAGCAAACATCTGGTAATAGGAGACATCTCGGACCCAAACTGCAGGGATACAATCTGCAGTAGAGTATCATGTTGACATACAAGAGCACAAACAGAGCATGGGGATTTCTCTATTGGAGGATCCTTTTGGCATACACAGGTGTGAAAGCAGAGAGAGGCTGAGAAATGCTAAGATATGAAACAATTCCACCGTAACTGCAGGGGAAAGGAGGTGGGAGAAATTCTTGAGAACTGCTTCATACAGTAAAAATTGTTTCTAATTTATGTTCCAGCCTGTTTGTCTTGTACTGGTAAGCACAAGGAAAACTTATTTCTGATAACAAGGAAATCACTTGTGCAATCAGAGTTGTCCAAAAATAGAATCACAGGGAAGTCCTGAAGCTCTTCAAAACTCATTCCTGGGTAGACAAATGATTGTTTCCTATCCCAGAGGAAGTGCAGCTCCACCTGCATGGACACAAAGCAGGGTCCAGGATGCTACCAAGAAGTGAATGAATTCTTGGAAGGACACTGCAGTCAACTGAAACAGCTTGAGGAAGTCACCATGCTGTGGCTCAGGGACAGATGCCACCTCTCATGCGTCCACGGGGGCACGGACCTTCTGTCAAGATCTCCCGCGCAGGGACTGGCAGGGGAAGAGATCTTGTGACAAGCAACAGAGAACAGTTGTATTTATTCTGATTGCATGTCTCTCATCCCTAAAGCTCACCCTGCACCTTCAGACTTAATTTTTTACGCTCTATTACAAGTTCTTTCACCACAAGACAGTGAACTAACCCCAAACTACCCAGACAATCATCCTTACATGTAGTTAAGTTATGAAAGACAATTCTTTTTCATGCTGTCCTTTAGatttgggaggaaaaacatGCTGATGTTCAGTACAGAAGGGAACAGAAACAAGTCTGCCCTTACAGCCCTGATGGTTTCAGCATTACTTACAGTAACTGCAGCTCCCATCAGGCCCTGGACAAGTGCTTCTCCAGTTGACTGTACCTAGGAGACACAAGAAGAACATgaccttttgctttcttctgcagttaCACTTGCGGACACCCAAACATGGAGACATAATGCACAACAAACATTTGCTACAGAAAGGTGTTGACAAAAGCCAAGCACTGCAGGCAAATGATAGCCAGAGATAAGAAACATGGAAGAGATTTCTGGGGAATATATGTCTCTTAACCATCGGGCCAGTCTGACAAAGAGGCTGACTACATGTCATTTTACTGGAAAATACATAAGCATTTGTTGATGTTGAACTGACAGCATTTATGCAATCACCTGCCAGTACAAGGTGGTCTCTCAGCAGATGTGTGGTCTGCATGATCAAAAAGCCAGGTCTGTCTGCATATATATTTGGGGAGAAGGGAGACGCTGCCTGTATACCTTGCCTGTAACGTTACCTGATTAGCTGTATTGCCCATGTTCATGGCATCAGCTACTCTGTTTTCCAGGAAGCGCCAAGTCTCTTCAAAGTCAGGGGATGAATCTTGCATCATCACCAGTTCAGTGGTGTTGTAGATGCCAGTGAGCACAGCCCGACGAGTGTACCAGTTAAACTGCAAAGGCatgaaatgagagagaaaggtGTGACCAGAATGCAGATCAAGAATGAAGCTGACAAAAGCAGACCAAAGAATGGCAAAGGAAAATAGCATACTGACAGCACCTTCCTTCCCCACTTAAACTGTATAACTCATCTCTGTGATGCAGTGGGCCACCAGCCAACACCAACATCTGACAGCACAGCTGCTCCCGTGGCACCAGACAGAGGTCACAAGTACAAGTACGGTGtctaaaactgaacaaaatcCCCACCACCTGCTTCTGGTTGCAAGCAGGCACCTGCAGCAGACAGCAAGGAATTCTCCCTTGCCCAGCTAGCCTGCATGCATGGTGCAACAGTTCATCTTTGCTTTAGAGACTGCTAGCAGGCAATGCAAAGCTCCAATTCTAGATCTGATTAgatgagaaatggctgtatttaGTACTGAACTTGAGCTGCAGTTCGCAGCAGATAGAAGCACAAAGAAAGGGAATGAACAGAGGACAGAGCTGTGCAAGACAGCACACAGAGATACACCTTTCCCAAATCCTATCATTGAAATACCAGTACTGCCTGCTGAATCACTAAATGCCTCAGTACGCTGCTGGCAGCAATGCTGTAGGATGTGTTACAACAATAGGTTACACAATGCAAAGATGCACAAATAACTcaaattcttcagtttttccagtTGCACTTGCACCACTGGCAgacaaaatatataaacatttttaaaaatgagtctTCAACTTCATTTGCTGCTATTACAGTGATTGAACTATTTGGGTACCTGGAAAAAGTACTGGTTGTTCCATTCACAATTACAAagcaacagagaaatgaaaacactggCCTTGATTTTGAAAACAGTTGGCTCAAAAGCTCTACTGCCTGCACCACAACCTGCAAACTTTGATGAGGGGAGAAACATGAAGGATGTTGCTACTTGCAGCTGGATGTCTCAGGTGCCTGAGACCAAACTGTTTATGTTGATACTCCtcatgctctgaaaaaaaaaaacacctgaaagGGTCTCTGAGGCATGGTCATACTCTACCTAGCTCCTTGGCATTGTGAAGAGGGCTCTACTCCAAGTGACGTTAAACCCCATTActgggaaaaagggagggggcTCAGCATCACAGCTTCCCAAGGAAACTCTTGTAACCGGTCAGAAGGTGCAAACAAAAGACAAACTTCAGAACCTCTCCTACTCTCTGCATCAGTGAGGAGACTTGAGGAACAGCTCAGTGCAGACACTGACTCCGATGCATTGATTTGACTTTCATAACCTGTAAGAGACTTGCAGTTCCTGATGCCATCACAGTCTTTCGGTTCTCTTCTGGtttattcctttaatttttctgtcatcttatttatttttcactgcagtAGCTTCTCTTTTATACTCAGATGAAAGAAGCTTATTAAAGTAGTTTGTTAAAATGGTTCATTTAGCTTTTCCCATCTCTCCCTACATCTATATGaattaaagtaatttattaattgctttaattaAGGTTataactttcttttatttcctgccagaaagaagaaagctttaATAAGCTACTGGTATTTTTAAGAAGGCTCTTTAAAGGTTTCCAAGTCAAATCTGTACATGCTACTGCTGGTGGAAAAGACAGCTGCTTCGGCAGAGATGCTGCTTGCTCACTGAATACTAGATCAACTGCTTAGTCTCAAATCTCAACAATTTTGTCTGTGTCTTcaaaaaaaagcacttaaaagaGTCTAGGAAAGTAGGTCCTTTTAATTTGCACTAATCCCATTGGCACTAATTTGCATTTAGTCCCCTTGGCTCCTAAGTCTCTTTAGAAATTAGACTACAGCTTATAAGGACCTTATAAGGgtgcttctgaaaatgtcttCCTCATTCAACAAACAGAGCATTTCAAGAGAGACATGGTCTGATGCCTACTTCAACCCGTCATTTTGCTGAAGTGCTGAGGGGTAGAACCAGCCGGTCTGTGCAGCACAAAGACTTACATCTGTGGACTGGTCTCCAGCATAGTGCCATACATCATCGATCATGCTGGTGAGGAgattgaggctggaagggatgtTATGTGGGAGCAACAGGATGCTCAGAGCCTGCGAAGGAAAGGCACAGATAAATGGGAGAGTCGAAGAGAAAGGGACATAGCATTACAGCAGACCAACACTGCTCTGTTATCTTTCCCTGTTGCTGTTGACTTGCCTCCAGCTCCCAGTGACAACTCCTCCCAGATCTTTTCAGCTAGCATCAGTCTTTCCAAGTGGCAGGATTTGCAGGGAAGGTACACAGTGGCAGCCGAGCTCAGGCCTTGGCCTCTACTGGAGCCCAAAGATCTCCATTCAGCTCAAACACCTCTGTGTTGTCTCTCCCAAGCTGCCTCTCCAAGCACGGAAACACAGCACAGGCTGAACTGACTCACATTTGTGCTGTGCCCCTAAGGGCAAGGAGTCAAATCTCCCATTTCTCTGAATTTGACTTTGAACTCAAAGCAGCTACTGAGGGCAGAACAGCCAGCCATAATGACCCTACTGGGATCCTGCACCCTTTGAACATAACAACACAATACCAGAAGTGTCACAAACCACCCACATCCTTCACAAGACAAGTTATGCTAATCTGGAACAAAAACATGAATCCTGCCTTCTCTCTCTGCAAGGAGCGCTGGATTCAGCTGCCCAGAGGCCAGCAGTGATTCTGGACAACAGAGGCTGACTTTGCAGCAATCTTTGCAGCCCAAGGTTGGGATCTCTTTGGTTGTTAGTGAAGCCACAATTCAATTCCCTTCTCACTCCGGGAAGAAAGACTTGAGActtaaatctgaattttgaaaCACACAGCCCTCTCAGTTCACAGATCTATCCTCAGGTTGCCAAGGGTTTGTCATTCGCACACTAGGCAGGCAGTGTCTTGCATCAAAGCAGTAGTTCTGCATTTCTAGGCATCAGATGATGCTGGTGCAACTGGAAAAATGCTGCAAGGAGCCTGACTTGCAGTGACACTGCAAACAGGACTGAGCAGAGACACAGGTTATCCCCTGGGGATCCCAGAcgggttgtcctggtttcggctgggatagagttaattttcttcctagcagcaggcatagtgctgtgttttggatttagtaggagaagaatgttgataacatgctgatgtttttagttgttgctgagtactgcttatgctagtcaaggactttttcagcttcccatgctctgccaggcgcacaagaaactgggagggggcacagccagaatagttgatccaaactgaccaaagggctattccataccatatgacgtcatgctcagtatataaactggggggggtggccagagagcagcgatcgctgctcgggaactgtctgggtatcggtcggcgggtggtgagcaattgcattgtgcatcacttgcttcgtgtatcattattattattatcattattatactgttactattatcattactattttactttatttcaattattaaactgttcttatctcaacccaggagtgtttctcactcttactcctccgattctctcccccatcccatcggggtagggggagtgagcgagcggctgcgtggtgcttagttgctggctggggctaaaccacgacatgggTGAAGTGAAGGACGGAGAGGTTTGCCTTTTCGGAACTGCAAGAAATAGTTGTTCTAAGGATACCTTTAACTGCCTTCTTCCAAGGGTGCTCTCCTCTTGAAGGGTATGAATCATTTGAAACCAACAAGGGTTTCATTTACAACCTTGAACTACTCTGGTGGAGAGACTACATTGAAGGCCAcagaatgtttaaaatacacacagaaaaagagataaTCTTGACATTCATTTTATACCTGGGGCCATTTCTCAATATATGGAATCAGCATCCTCAGTCTGGCTTCCACAGCATCTCTCAAGAATTGATCTGTAGGCTTCTTCCTGggtgaggaaaacaaaatatgaagaacatccaagttaaattaatttctgaactTGAAAGATCAATCTCTTGCCCACCTCAGCAATACACATGCAAAGTATTATGTATCCTTCGTGCCTCTGGTCCAACTCTGTATCTGGGAAGGTGGTTTTATTTGggtaaattacattttttacttaaaagtaTCTGTGTTCCAGGTGGCCTCTCTGTCTATCCAGTCCCCAAAGCCTGACAAGGAAGATGTCTTTTCATACCCAATACTCACTCTGCTTCACCCAGCTGCACTAATTTTTgttcctgctccagcagctcagaCAGCTTGGTGTTGCACTGAGACACAAAGTGCAGGATCAGTTCACTGCCATCACTGTGAAACATCCCTGCGGCAGCAACAGAGAGACCCAGGGTCTGtaaggaagaagggagaagcaCAGACTGGGTCATACACTGCTAAGTAGGATCCAGCTAGAAAAtacattgtatttattttgtgaatGAAGTTATATGAatttaaacaaagcaacaacGCATTAAAAAGCTCTTCCTGTACgtttttcctctctttaggATCACTGCTTTACACTGCACCTTAGTTTAACTCTGACAGGGTTATCCTGGAGTAGCTGGGACACATTCCTGCCCAGTACCATTTGCTGACTAGGATGCATCGCCCAAGAGTATGTGGGGGAAGCATGCAGGCCTGGCTGTCTTTGGACTTCAGCTCCATCCAGTTTTCAAGTGGTTCTTTGCTTCTCTCCCCACATACCTTGGCTCCCTCTGCAATGGCTTCTGCAGTCCAGCCATGTTCAGGCACAAACTCCAACGCTGCTGTGAGGATTCgatgctgcagctgctcctcgCTCTCATAGTCCTCAGACTCCTGGCCGCCCTGGCCAGTGTAACTATGAGAAGGTATCGTTACAGTGAGGGGAATGTCACCATCAAACATCAGCAACCTGGACTCTGCCACTCACTCGCTGCCACTGCTGCATGCAGGCATGCTTTGAGATCTGCTTACTAGTTTAAATCTCACCTCCTCCTGTAAAATCCTTCCCTTTCCAGAAAAAGGATTCTTAATAAACCTTTGCCatgagaggagaagaaaaaaatgagagggCTCAATCTAGGTGCCTACCTGGAGACCAGCCTCAGATTCcccctcctttaaaaaaaagctaaactgTAAGCTTTTCCAATGGGAGCTTTATAGTTATAGGTATATGCACAACTTATTGCCCATATTTTGTGTAGATGTACAAAAAATCCAGAAGCAAAGGCTTGCACTTTGCAGACCAGAGGTTTCCTCTTGAAAGCAAGTCCCATCCTGTCTCCACGGCAGACAGTAGAATTTGCACTGTCACAGCAAACCAGCTCTCCATCTGCTGCAGTCTGAGGCTCCATTAACTCTGGATCTCGTCCCCAAGTTTCAGATGCCAgtttcaggaaagcaaagcctTCTGATCCCGCTGTCAGCAGGACAGCGCTAGAAATACCTAGTGAGTTACCTGGGGCGAGGGCCCTGAGGTTCCTGTTCAGGCTGGTGATTGGTTGGATGTGAACTGAACTGCTGCTGAGAGGAAGATGCCAATGGCTCCTTCTGCTCATCGGAGACTCCCCTCAGCACAGCCGAGGCCTGGAGAGGACGCTGTGGTGGGGAGAGCTGGCACCTGACCACTAAAAGGGAAACCAAGAAGGTCAGATATCTCCTTCCAACAAgaggaagcacagaaaattaaGGTGAAGAACAGGGTTGCGgtaaacacagctgaaaagaacagaaggttGTAGAGACAGTCTTTTTTTACACTTCTGAGAAGCCCCCCTCTCAGCTGAGCTCACATTTACTTGAtgaaattaaagtgaaaatgttttgtgaggAAAAGAACCACACAGATGGCATgtattgcaaatatttatataataaaatatataatttatcaATCTTGCCCTGCAAACCAGGTACACAAATATGTGCTCAGTCCCCTGCAGCACACACCCTCTCTCCTTTTTGTTCCCTGATGAAGGAGAGGTGTTAGGGGGACACGCTGACCCCCAAGCTTGGGGCAAGAAGCAAGTAATATTCTGGAGACCGAGCAGTCTTAACAGCTGATCATGATGTGTGTTTCTCAGATGACTCTGACCAATGCAGCTTTCAATTATGGCTACTCTGcgagaatttttaatttaactgcagtgaggtttggggttttttaaataagctggGGTTGCATGGCCcacaccttaaaaaaagaaaaaaacaccaaacaccCTGCCCCCCAACCCAACCACCCTCTGGTTCCCTCACACGCTGTGTGGCGCAGCTTCAGGGCCAGGGATGTATGAGGGGCTGGCTGGGCGGCAGGCCCGTTAAAGGGGTCTCCTCACACCAGGCCCTGCACAGACTCCTTCACCCAGACACTGTGCTCCCCACAGAGACCCTCGCGGGccaggctgtgccccctccggcctcccagcccgcagcccccgccgtcAGGCAGGCCTCGGCCCGGCTTCAGGGCCCGGACCCGGGCCTGGGCCTGCGGcggccctgcagccccatgcCGCCCCCTAGCGGCGGCCCGTCTCTGCCCTTCACCTCAccttcccccgccccgccccccgccgcgcgcACGGGCACGGGCGCGCGCACGGGCACGCGCACAGGcacgcccccccgccccagccgcgcgccgcgccccccgccccctcacCCGCGCGGCCCCGCCACAGCCGCCAGCCTGCCCGCCGCAggctgcccgctgccgccgccgccatcttggaaGCGGGCAGAGGGCGATGACGCTacggggggcggggcgcggcggtgACGCTGTCAGGCCGAGACGAGGCGAGACGAGG from Pelecanus crispus isolate bPelCri1 chromosome 8, bPelCri1.pri, whole genome shotgun sequence encodes the following:
- the COQ9 gene encoding ubiquinone biosynthesis protein COQ9, mitochondrial, which produces MAAAAAGSLRRAGWRLWRGRAVVRCQLSPPQRPLQASAVLRGVSDEQKEPLASSSQQQFSSHPTNHQPEQEPQGPRPSYTGQGGQESEDYESEEQLQHRILTAALEFVPEHGWTAEAIAEGAKTLGLSVAAAGMFHSDGSELILHFVSQCNTKLSELLEQEQKLVQLGEAEKKPTDQFLRDAVEARLRMLIPYIEKWPQALSILLLPHNIPSSLNLLTSMIDDVWHYAGDQSTDFNWYTRRAVLTGIYNTTELVMMQDSSPDFEETWRFLENRVADAMNMGNTANQVQSTGEALVQGLMGAAVTIRNLAGLNQRR